The Aggregicoccus sp. 17bor-14 DNA window GCGGCATCCTGGGCACCCTGTACACGGGCGTGTCCACGCAGGTGAAGCGCTCGGTGCTCAACGTGCCGGGTGGCGACCCCGCGGCCATCCTGCTCACCGCGCCGGCCTTCGCCACGCAGAAGACCGCGTTCATCGGCTCGCTCGCCTCGGCGGGCATCGCGGAGAACAGCCCCGCGTTCGACCAGTTCACCGGCATCGCGCGGTGGATCCTGGACCCCGCGGACCCGCGCACCTTCGCGTACGCGATGCGCAACACCTCGGGCGTGAGCCGCGACGTGCTCATCCAGTACATCACCGGTGACCAGGTGGTGCCGAACCCGACCACCGAGGCGCTCATCGCGGCGGCCAACCGCCAGGGCGCTGCGAACGACACGCCCGTGACGCTGTTCGACCCGGCCACGGGCACCGACGCCCAGAACCGTGCCCGCCACGGCTTCCTGCTCAGCCCCGCGGCCAGCCCCGCGGCGACCGCGCAGGCCCAGTCGGACGTCGTGAACTTCGTCGCCGCCGGCGTGGTTCCGCCGGCCACCCGCTAGCGCGCACGCACACTTCAGAGGACACGAACGACCATGAAGAAGACTCTGACCGTTGCGACCCTGCTCGCCGCCAGCGCCGTCCAGGCGGCGGGCTTCAACATCGACACCCAGGGCTCGCGCGCCACGGGCATGTCGACCGCCGTCACCGGCTTCATCGATGACGCGAGCGCCGTCTACTACAACCCGGCCGGCATCCTCGGCGTGAAGAAGCTGGACATCCAGGTGGGCGACACGGGGATCATCCCCCGCATCGCCTTCACGCCCTCCGAGGGCCTGGGTGCGGGCGTGAAGTACAACCAGGAGTTCACCGTCTCGCCGCCGCCGCACTTCTACGGCGTGTACCGCCTCACGGAGAAGCTGGCCGTGGGCGCGGGCGTGATGGTGCCCTTCGCGGCGCGCAGCCAGTGGGAGGACGGGTTCGTGGGCAGCACCCGCGGCAAGGTGAGCCGCTTCGCTGCCTGGCACCTCAACCCCACCGTGGCGTACGAGCCCATCAAGCGCGTGCGCCTCGGCGCGGGCGTGGACCTGGTGCGCGCCACCATCCACATCAAGCGCGACCAGCCGGCGCCCATGGATCCGGGCAACGAGCTGGAGCTGGGCGGCGGCGCCTGGGGCATCGGCTTCAACGCCGGCGCCCAGGTGGACGTGGTGGAGCGCTACCTGTCGCTGGGTGTGAGCTACCGCAGCCAGATCAGCCTCAACTTCGACGGCAGCGCGCACTTCAACGGCGTGCCGCCGGCGCTGGCGACCCTGCTGGCGGACCAGCCCATCACCGGTGCGGTGCGCCTGCCCACCACGGTGAACATCGGCCTCGCCTCGCGGCCGGTGGACAACCTCACGCTGGCCTTCGACCTCGGCTACGTGCGCTGGAGCGACTTCCCGGAGCTGTTCTTCAACTTCGAGAACGACGCGCTGGACCGCCCGGTTCGCAAGAACTGGGAGGACACGGTGAACTACCACCTGGGTGGCGAGTACGCCTTCACGGACAAGTTCGCCGCGCGCCTGGGCTTCATGTACGACCCGACCCCGTCGCCGAAGGCGGACACCACCACGCCGCCGCCGCCGGGCACCGCGCCCCAGTCCACGCTGGGGCCTGACCTGCCGGACGCGGACCGCTACAAGGTCAGCGTGGGCGCGGGCTTCAAGTTCACCGAGAACATCGGCGTGGACGCGGCGTACCAGTTCCTCTACCTGCACGCGACGAAGACGGACATCCCGGGCCTGCCGGGCACCTTCGACGGCACCGCGCACGTGATCAGCGCCACCTTCAAGTACCAGATGTAGCAAAGGCGCCAGCACACACGCAGTTCCGGCCGGGCCGGTGGGCACTTCCCCACCGGCCCGGCCTCTTTTTGGGTGACGCCTCCGCGCGATTGCGGCACTTCCGGGTGCCTGCCCTCCCGCACCGGAAAGCGAGCCCCGCCTTGAGCCCCCGCCCCTCCCAGCCCGGCCGCAACGACCCCTGCCCCTGCGGCAGCGGCAAGAAGTACAAGGCCTGCCACGCGGGCGAGGACCGCGAGCGCGAGCGCGCCGCCGCGGCGCCTTCGTCCCCGGGCCCGCGCAGCGCGCAGCAGGCGGTGGGCGCGGAGCTGGACGCCGCGGTGAAGCTGCTGGGGGACGCGGACACCTCGCGCCTCTCCGCGGCGCTCGAGCGCCTGGGCGGGCTGCTCGAGCGCTTCGGCCCGGCGCCGGGCCTGCGCTTCGCGGAGGAGGCCTTCGGCCAGCACGTCTCCGCGCATCTGAAGGGGCTCGCGAAGGCGGAGGAGGCGGGCGCCCCCGAGGCGGAGGCCGCGCCCGCGGACGCGCGCCGCCACCTGCTGGTGAGCACCGTGCGCGCGCTCGCCACGCCCGCCTTCCTCGAGCAGCTGCGCGTGGCGCTGCTGGGCCGCGCGCAGGACCCCGCGCGCACGGCCGAGGAGCGCCAGGCGCTGTACGTGGGCGCGCTGCTCGCGGCCGCCGGCAAGGGGGCACTGGGCAAGGGGGCCAAGGGAGGCCGCGCGCGCTTCGCCCCCGAGGACGTGCCGGTGCTGGACGTGCTCTTCGACGTGCAGCTGCGCGAGTGGACGGCGCGCCAGGAGGGGCTCGCGGAGAAGCTCGCGGAGCAGCTCGCGGCCCAGGCGCGCGAGGACCCGGAGCTGGGCGCGCGGCTGGAGGCGGAGGCGAAGGAGCGCGCGGCGCGCGTGGAGGCCGCGCTGCGCCGCCCGGAGACCCCGGCCCTCTTCACCCCCGAGGAGGAGCTGTGGTTCACCTGCGTGCTGTGGGGCCCCCTGGGCGCGGTGAAGAGCGCGAGCCAGGACCCCGAGCAGCGCCGCGCCGCCGTCACCGCGCTCATCCGCGCGGTGCGCACCGCGCTCACCCCCGAGGCCGCGCCGGGCCTGCTCGAGGGGCTGCTCGCGCGGCTGCGCGAGCGCGCGCGCGACCCGCAGCTGCCGCCCGAGCAGCGCGACCTCCTCACCGACGCGGCCATCGCCTTCGAGGCGGAGCCCGCGCGCATGGTGATGGCCTCGCTCTTCACCGGGCGCCAGGAGTCGCTGGGGCGCTCCGCGGAGGAGGCGGTGCTGCTCGCGGACCTGCGCGCCAAGACGCAGTGGACGCCCGCGGACCTCGAGCCGCTGCGCGCGCACCTGGAGGCGGCGGGGCTGGGCGCTGCGGCGGAGCGCGTGCGCCAGAGCCAGGCGTGGCTCGCCGCGCACCCCGTCTCGCTCGGCTGAGGCGCGGGGGGAGTCGAGCGCGCTGCCTGCGTGTGGAGGTGCGGACGCGGTTCTGCTGCGGATGCACCGCGTGCAGCCCGGGCCCCGGCGGCAGGGCGAGCAGCGCCCCGCCCGCGCGCGTGCCGGGGCGGCGGGCCCTGCGCCTACAACTGCAGGCCAGGGCCGGGGCGCCGCCGCGGTGCCCACCGTAAGCGGGTCCGGGCCGCCCGAAGCATCCCACTCCCCAGAGCCTGGCAGCCCGGCGCGCGCCCATGCTCGAGTCGACCGCGGCGAAGCAGGACCAGGGGCTGGGCCTCGCGCTCTCCTCCTTCCTCTCGCAGCAGCGCGAGGCGGTGCTGGGCGAGTGGACGGCGCGGCTCAGCGGCCCGCCGCGCGCCCTGCTGCAGGACGTGGCGCAGGCCCTCTACGAGCGGCTCTCCGAGCGCGCGCTGCACCCCGGGTCCCCCCCGGAGTCGAGCGGAGAGCTGCCCGGGCCCCTGCTCGAGCGGCTCGCCGAGGCCTGTGACTCCGGCGACCTGCTCGCCCACCTGTCCCAGCTGCGCGCCCTGCTGCTGCGCCGGCTCGAGGAGGCGGGAGGGCCGCTGCCGCAGGACGCCGCCGCGCTGCGCCTGGGCGCCGCCTTCGACGCGGAGCTGGTGGCGCTGCAGGGCCGCTTCGGCCGCGCGCGCGCCCGGCTGGGCGGCGCGCTGGAGGCGGTGGTGCGCGCGGGCGCGGCGCCCGCGGGCCCTCGCGAGGGGCTGATGGCGCTGGTGCGCACCCTCACCGAGGGGACGGCCACGGTGGACTGGGCCGCGGTGCACGCGGTGCGCGAGAGCGGCGTGCTGGCGACGGTGGCCGGGGCGGGGGGCGTGGGGCAGCTGCCCGGCGCCTTCGCGCGCCAGGCGCTGCAGGAGCGGCGGGCGCTCGAGGGCGCGGGCGCCGGGTGCGCGGCGCTGCCCGTGGGCACGCGGATGCAGCTCGCGCTGCCGCTCGTGCAGCAGGGACAGGTGCTGGGCGTGCTGCAGGTGGGCAGCCGCAGCGCCCCGGCGCTCCCCTCCGGGGTGCGGCGGCTGGTGGAGCTCGCGGCGGAGGCGAGCGGCGGCCTGCTCGCGCGGCTCGCGCTCGCCGAGCGGCTCGCGCGCCAGGCGGAGCGCGCCCCGGACGACGCGCGTGGGGACGCGGGGCGCGGCGAGCGCGGGCCGCCCGCGGACCGCAGAGGGCTCGACGCACGAGGGGGCGCGCCCGCAGGAGGCGTGGCGCCCGATGCGAGCGGGATGCACGGCGGCAGCGCCCTGCCCGGCGCGGGCGCGCAGT harbors:
- a CDS encoding OmpP1/FadL family transporter; translated protein: MKKTLTVATLLAASAVQAAGFNIDTQGSRATGMSTAVTGFIDDASAVYYNPAGILGVKKLDIQVGDTGIIPRIAFTPSEGLGAGVKYNQEFTVSPPPHFYGVYRLTEKLAVGAGVMVPFAARSQWEDGFVGSTRGKVSRFAAWHLNPTVAYEPIKRVRLGAGVDLVRATIHIKRDQPAPMDPGNELELGGGAWGIGFNAGAQVDVVERYLSLGVSYRSQISLNFDGSAHFNGVPPALATLLADQPITGAVRLPTTVNIGLASRPVDNLTLAFDLGYVRWSDFPELFFNFENDALDRPVRKNWEDTVNYHLGGEYAFTDKFAARLGFMYDPTPSPKADTTTPPPPGTAPQSTLGPDLPDADRYKVSVGAGFKFTENIGVDAAYQFLYLHATKTDIPGLPGTFDGTAHVISATFKYQM
- a CDS encoding SEC-C domain-containing protein, translating into MSPRPSQPGRNDPCPCGSGKKYKACHAGEDRERERAAAAPSSPGPRSAQQAVGAELDAAVKLLGDADTSRLSAALERLGGLLERFGPAPGLRFAEEAFGQHVSAHLKGLAKAEEAGAPEAEAAPADARRHLLVSTVRALATPAFLEQLRVALLGRAQDPARTAEERQALYVGALLAAAGKGALGKGAKGGRARFAPEDVPVLDVLFDVQLREWTARQEGLAEKLAEQLAAQAREDPELGARLEAEAKERAARVEAALRRPETPALFTPEEELWFTCVLWGPLGAVKSASQDPEQRRAAVTALIRAVRTALTPEAAPGLLEGLLARLRERARDPQLPPEQRDLLTDAAIAFEAEPARMVMASLFTGRQESLGRSAEEAVLLADLRAKTQWTPADLEPLRAHLEAAGLGAAAERVRQSQAWLAAHPVSLG